A genomic stretch from Enterobacter oligotrophicus includes:
- a CDS encoding MFS transporter, whose protein sequence is MFRQWLALVIIVLVYIPVAIDATVLHVAAPTLSMTLGASGNELLWIIDIYSLVMAGMVLPMGALGDRIGFKRLLMIGSALFGLSSLAAALAPSAGWLIAARASLAIGAAMIIPATLAGIRTLFVDVRDRNIALGVWAAVGSGGAAFGPLIGGMLLEHFYWGSVFLINVPIVVMVVSLAARFVPAQQGRPEQPLNISHAIMLIVAILLLVYSAKTALKGVLSPWLVASALLAGAVLLFIFVRIQLRARVPMIDMRLFCHRIILSGVVMAMTAMIALVGFELLMAQELQFVHGFTPFDAGMFMLPLMVASGFSGPIAGVLVGKLGLRIVAAGGMSLSAVSFLGLSMLDFSTQQWQAWCLMVLLGFSAASALLASTSAIMAAAPKEKAAAAGAIETMSYELGAGLGIAIFGLLLTRSFSASIVLPQGLNASLVDKASSSIGEAVKVAQDLTPTLSESVIVAAKNAFITSHSVALACAGGMLLILAVGIWFSLAKVPKQ, encoded by the coding sequence ATGTTTCGTCAGTGGTTAGCGTTAGTGATTATCGTGCTGGTCTATATTCCGGTGGCGATTGACGCGACGGTGCTGCACGTGGCAGCGCCGACATTGAGCATGACGCTGGGAGCCAGCGGCAATGAATTGCTGTGGATTATAGATATTTACTCGCTGGTGATGGCGGGAATGGTGCTGCCGATGGGCGCACTGGGGGATCGTATTGGCTTTAAACGGCTGCTGATGATCGGCAGTGCTTTATTTGGTCTGTCGTCGCTGGCGGCTGCCCTTGCGCCCTCTGCAGGCTGGCTGATTGCCGCGCGCGCGTCGCTGGCGATTGGGGCGGCGATGATCATTCCTGCCACGCTTGCGGGAATTCGCACGCTGTTTGTTGACGTGCGGGATCGGAATATTGCGCTGGGTGTCTGGGCCGCAGTGGGCTCGGGTGGCGCGGCGTTTGGCCCGCTGATTGGCGGTATGCTACTTGAACATTTCTACTGGGGATCGGTATTTTTGATCAACGTGCCGATCGTGGTGATGGTGGTCTCGCTCGCCGCGCGTTTCGTGCCAGCTCAGCAGGGACGCCCTGAACAGCCGCTCAATATCAGCCATGCGATAATGTTAATTGTCGCGATTTTACTGCTGGTCTACAGCGCGAAAACGGCGCTGAAAGGCGTACTTTCTCCGTGGCTGGTGGCCTCTGCGTTGCTCGCGGGTGCGGTATTGCTGTTTATCTTTGTGCGTATACAGTTGCGCGCGCGCGTACCGATGATCGATATGCGTCTTTTCTGTCACCGCATTATCTTAAGCGGCGTCGTGATGGCTATGACCGCCATGATTGCGCTGGTCGGTTTTGAACTGCTGATGGCGCAGGAGTTGCAGTTTGTTCACGGTTTCACACCGTTTGATGCGGGAATGTTTATGCTGCCGCTGATGGTGGCGAGTGGGTTCAGTGGCCCGATTGCGGGCGTACTGGTCGGAAAACTGGGGTTGCGCATTGTCGCAGCCGGAGGCATGAGCCTGAGCGCGGTCAGTTTTCTCGGCCTGTCGATGCTCGATTTCAGCACTCAACAGTGGCAGGCGTGGTGCCTGATGGTGCTGCTTGGCTTCAGTGCCGCCAGCGCGCTGCTGGCCTCGACCTCCGCCATTATGGCCGCCGCGCCGAAAGAGAAAGCTGCCGCCGCAGGGGCGATTGAAACTATGTCCTATGAACTGGGTGCCGGACTGGGGATCGCGATTTTCGGCCTGCTGCTAACCCGCAGTTTTTCGGCATCGATCGTGCTGCCGCAGGGGTTAAACGCTTCATTGGTTGATAAAGCCTCGTCGTCCATTGGTGAAGCGGTGAAGGTGGCGCAGGATCTGACGCCGACACTGTCGGAGTCGGTGATCGTGGCGGCGAAAAACGCGTTTATTACCTCGCACAGCGTGGCGCTGGCATGCGCGGGGGGAATGTTGTTGATTCTTGCGGTCGGGATTTGGTTTAGCCTGGCGAAGGTGCCGAAGCAGTAA
- a CDS encoding TetR family transcriptional regulator — protein sequence MPYLSKDERREAILQAAMRVALAEGLAAMTVRRIAAEAGVAAGQVHHHFASGGELKSLAFVRLIRELLDAEVAGENASWRERLHAMLGSDDGGFEPYIRLWREAQILASRDPEIKGAYVLTMEMWHQETVAIINAGTAAGAFTLSDRAENIAWRLIGLVCGLDGIYILNMPEMDDAAFNKHLDKLISLELY from the coding sequence ATGCCTTATTTGAGCAAGGACGAGCGTCGGGAAGCGATCTTACAGGCAGCCATGCGCGTAGCGCTGGCGGAAGGGCTGGCGGCGATGACAGTGCGCCGTATTGCCGCGGAAGCCGGTGTGGCGGCCGGGCAGGTTCATCACCACTTTGCTTCAGGCGGCGAGCTAAAGTCATTGGCCTTTGTTCGGCTGATCCGCGAGCTGCTTGATGCCGAAGTCGCTGGCGAAAACGCCAGCTGGCGTGAACGTCTGCACGCCATGCTCGGCAGCGATGACGGTGGGTTCGAGCCCTACATCCGCCTCTGGCGGGAAGCGCAAATCCTGGCGAGCCGTGACCCTGAAATTAAGGGGGCCTATGTGCTGACGATGGAAATGTGGCATCAGGAGACGGTGGCGATTATTAACGCTGGTACAGCAGCCGGTGCATTTACCCTCAGCGATCGGGCAGAAAATATTGCCTGGCGGCTGATTGGCCTGGTATGCGGGCTCGATGGTATTTACATATTAAATATGCCAGAGATGGATGACGCTGCGTTTAATAAACATCTCGACAAATTAATCTCTCTGGAATTGTATTAA
- the fdnG gene encoding formate dehydrogenase-N subunit alpha — protein MDVSRRQFFKICAGGMAGTTAAMLGFAPKMALAQARNYKLLRAKEIRNTCTYCSVGCGLLMYSLGDGAKNAREAIYHIEGDPDHPVSRGALCPKGAGLLDYVHSENRLRYPEYRAPGSDKWQRISWDEAFSRIAKLMKADRDANFIEKNEQGVTVNRWLSTGMLCASAASNETGMLTQKFVRSLGMLAVDNQARVUHGPTVASLAPTFGRGAMTNHWVDIKNANVVVVMGGNAAEAHPVGFRWAMEAKNNNDATLIVVDPRFTRTASVADIYAPIRSGTDITFLSGVLLYLIENNKINAEYVKHYTNANLLVRDDFAFDDGLFSGYDAEKRQYDKSSWNYQFDENGYAMRDETLTHPRCVWNLLKQHVSRYTPDVVENICGTPKADFLKVCEVLASTSAANRTTTFLYALGWTQHTVGAQNIRTMAMIQLLLGNMGMAGGGVNALRGHSNIQGLTDLGLLSTSLPGYLTLPSEKQTDFQTWLTANTPKATLPDQVNYWSNYPKFAVSLMKSFYGDAAQKENDWGFEWLPKWDQAYDVIKYFNMMDKGNVTGYICQGFNPVASFPDKNKVVRSLSKLKYMVVIDPLVTETSTFWQNHGESNDVDPASIQTEVFRLPSTCFAEEDGSIANSGRWLQWHWKGQDAPGEARNDGEILAGIYHRLREMYRTEGGKGAEPLLKMSWSYKQPDHPESEEVAKENNGVALADLYDANGNLVAKKGQLLTSFALLRDDGTTASSCWIYTGSWTEQGNQMANRDNADPSGLGNTLGWAWAWPLNRRVLYNRASADINGKPWDPKRMLIQWNGSKWTGNDIPDFNTAPPGSNTGPFIMQPEGLGRLFALDKLAEGPFPEHYEPMETPLGTNPLHPNVVSSPVVRIYEDDVLRLGKKDKFPYVGTTYRLTEHFHTWTKHARLNAIAQPEQFVEISETLAKAKGIANGDRVKVSSKRGFIRAVAVVTRRLQSLNVHGQQVETVGIPLHWGFEGVAQKGYIANTLTPNVGDSNSQTPEYKAFLVNIEKA, from the coding sequence ATGGACGTCAGCCGCAGACAATTTTTCAAAATCTGCGCGGGCGGTATGGCCGGAACAACAGCCGCGATGCTGGGATTTGCTCCCAAAATGGCGCTGGCTCAGGCACGCAACTATAAACTGCTGCGTGCCAAAGAGATCCGTAACACCTGCACATACTGCTCCGTGGGTTGTGGGCTATTGATGTATAGCCTGGGTGATGGCGCGAAGAACGCCAGAGAAGCGATTTATCATATTGAAGGAGACCCGGATCATCCGGTGAGCCGTGGGGCACTGTGCCCGAAAGGGGCGGGACTGCTGGACTATGTTCACAGCGAAAACCGCCTGCGCTACCCGGAATACCGCGCACCGGGTTCCGACAAATGGCAGCGCATCTCCTGGGACGAGGCTTTCTCTCGCATTGCGAAACTGATGAAAGCCGACCGAGACGCCAACTTTATTGAAAAGAACGAGCAGGGCGTAACGGTCAACCGCTGGCTCTCCACCGGGATGCTGTGCGCCTCGGCGGCAAGTAATGAAACCGGCATGCTGACGCAAAAATTTGTGCGTTCCCTCGGCATGCTGGCGGTAGACAACCAGGCGCGCGTCTGACACGGACCAACGGTAGCAAGTCTTGCTCCAACATTTGGTCGCGGTGCGATGACCAACCACTGGGTTGATATCAAAAACGCTAACGTCGTGGTGGTGATGGGCGGTAACGCCGCTGAAGCCCATCCGGTGGGGTTCCGCTGGGCGATGGAAGCGAAAAACAACAACGATGCGACGCTTATCGTCGTCGATCCGCGCTTTACGCGTACGGCATCGGTTGCCGATATCTATGCGCCGATTCGTTCCGGTACGGACATTACGTTCTTGTCTGGCGTGCTGTTGTACCTGATCGAAAACAACAAAATTAACGCGGAATACGTTAAGCACTACACCAACGCGAATCTGCTGGTGCGGGATGATTTTGCCTTCGATGACGGGCTGTTTAGCGGCTATGACGCCGAAAAACGCCAGTACGATAAGTCCTCCTGGAACTATCAGTTCGATGAAAACGGCTATGCGATGCGTGATGAAACGCTAACGCACCCACGTTGTGTGTGGAATCTGCTGAAACAGCACGTTTCCCGCTATACGCCGGACGTGGTGGAAAACATCTGCGGTACGCCAAAAGCGGACTTCCTGAAGGTGTGTGAAGTGCTGGCCTCGACCAGTGCAGCAAACCGAACCACCACCTTCCTGTATGCGCTCGGCTGGACGCAGCACACCGTGGGCGCGCAGAACATCCGTACCATGGCGATGATCCAGTTGCTGCTCGGCAACATGGGGATGGCCGGTGGCGGCGTGAATGCGCTGCGTGGTCACTCCAACATTCAGGGCTTAACTGACCTCGGTCTGCTGTCGACCAGCCTGCCGGGTTACCTGACGCTGCCATCGGAAAAACAGACTGATTTCCAGACCTGGCTCACGGCGAATACGCCGAAAGCCACGCTGCCGGATCAGGTGAACTACTGGAGCAATTATCCGAAGTTCGCCGTCAGCCTGATGAAATCCTTCTACGGTGATGCGGCGCAGAAAGAGAACGACTGGGGCTTTGAGTGGCTGCCGAAGTGGGACCAGGCCTACGACGTCATCAAATATTTCAACATGATGGATAAGGGTAACGTCACCGGTTATATCTGCCAGGGCTTTAACCCGGTCGCGTCGTTCCCGGATAAAAACAAGGTTGTTCGCAGCCTGAGCAAGCTGAAATACATGGTCGTCATCGACCCGCTGGTGACGGAAACCTCCACTTTCTGGCAGAACCACGGTGAATCGAACGATGTCGATCCGGCGTCGATTCAGACCGAAGTGTTCCGCCTGCCATCCACCTGCTTTGCGGAAGAAGACGGTTCGATTGCCAACTCTGGTCGCTGGCTGCAGTGGCACTGGAAAGGGCAGGACGCACCGGGTGAAGCGCGCAACGACGGGGAGATCCTGGCCGGGATTTACCATCGCCTGCGCGAGATGTACCGCACTGAAGGCGGTAAAGGCGCTGAGCCGCTGCTGAAGATGAGCTGGAGCTACAAACAGCCGGATCATCCTGAGTCAGAAGAAGTGGCGAAAGAGAATAACGGCGTGGCGCTGGCCGATCTCTATGACGCGAATGGTAACCTCGTGGCGAAAAAAGGCCAGTTGCTGACCAGCTTTGCGCTGCTGCGTGATGACGGTACTACGGCGTCTTCCTGCTGGATCTACACCGGTAGCTGGACAGAGCAGGGTAACCAGATGGCTAACCGCGATAACGCTGATCCGTCAGGACTTGGCAATACGCTGGGTTGGGCATGGGCATGGCCGCTGAACCGTCGCGTGCTCTACAACCGCGCGTCGGCAGATATCAACGGTAAGCCGTGGGACCCGAAACGGATGCTGATCCAGTGGAATGGCTCGAAGTGGACGGGTAACGATATCCCGGACTTCAATACCGCACCGCCGGGAAGTAACACCGGGCCGTTTATCATGCAGCCGGAAGGTCTGGGGCGTCTGTTCGCGCTCGACAAGCTGGCAGAGGGGCCATTCCCGGAACACTACGAGCCGATGGAAACGCCGCTCGGCACCAACCCGCTGCACCCGAACGTGGTCTCCAGCCCGGTTGTGCGTATTTACGAGGACGACGTGCTGCGTTTAGGCAAAAAGGACAAGTTCCCATATGTCGGAACGACCTACCGCCTGACCGAGCATTTCCACACCTGGACCAAGCACGCGCGGCTGAATGCCATCGCGCAGCCGGAACAGTTTGTGGAGATAAGCGAAACGCTGGCGAAAGCGAAAGGCATTGCCAACGGCGATCGCGTGAAGGTAAGCAGCAAGCGTGGTTTTATTCGCGCTGTCGCGGTGGTCACCCGTCGTCTGCAGTCGTTGAACGTGCATGGTCAGCAGGTGGAAACCGTCGGTATTCCGCTGCACTGGGGCTTTGAAGGCGTGGCGCAGAAAGGCTACATCGCCAATACCCTGACGCCAAACGTCGGCGATTCCAACTCGCAAACGCCGGAATACAAAGCGTTTCTGGTCAACATCGAGAAAGCGTAA
- the fdxH gene encoding formate dehydrogenase subunit beta has translation MAMETQDIIKRSATNPITPAPRVRDYKAEVAKLIDVSSCVGCKACQVACSEWNDIRDEVGHCVGVYDNPADLSAKSWTVMRFSETDQNGKLEWLIRKDGCMHCEDPGCLKACPSAGAIIQYANGIVDFQQDNCIGCGYCIAGCPFNIPRLNKEDNRVYKCTLCVDRVSVGQEPACVKTCPTGAIHFGTKKEMLEVAQQRVDKLKARGYDNAGIYNPPGVGGTHVMYVLHHNDQPELYHNLPKDPAIDTSINLWKGALKPLSAAGFIATFAGLIYHYIGIGPNKEVDEDEEEHHE, from the coding sequence ATGGCGATGGAAACACAAGACATTATTAAGCGCTCCGCGACGAACCCGATTACTCCCGCGCCTCGCGTGCGGGATTACAAGGCCGAAGTTGCCAAACTTATTGACGTCTCTTCCTGCGTGGGCTGTAAAGCCTGCCAGGTGGCCTGCTCGGAGTGGAACGATATCCGCGACGAAGTGGGACACTGTGTCGGGGTTTACGATAACCCGGCCGATCTGAGCGCCAAATCCTGGACGGTGATGCGCTTTAGCGAAACCGACCAGAACGGCAAACTGGAGTGGCTGATTCGCAAAGACGGCTGTATGCACTGTGAAGATCCGGGCTGCCTGAAGGCATGCCCGTCTGCCGGGGCGATTATTCAGTATGCCAATGGGATCGTCGACTTCCAGCAGGATAACTGCATCGGCTGCGGTTATTGCATCGCGGGATGTCCGTTTAATATCCCGCGCCTCAATAAAGAGGATAACCGGGTCTATAAATGCACTCTGTGCGTGGACCGCGTCAGCGTCGGGCAGGAGCCTGCCTGCGTGAAGACCTGTCCAACCGGCGCGATCCACTTCGGAACGAAGAAAGAGATGCTGGAGGTGGCCCAACAGCGGGTGGACAAGCTGAAAGCGCGCGGCTACGACAATGCGGGCATTTACAACCCGCCGGGTGTGGGCGGTACACACGTCATGTATGTGCTGCACCACAACGACCAGCCGGAGCTGTACCACAATCTGCCGAAAGATCCGGCGATCGATACCTCGATCAATCTGTGGAAAGGTGCATTGAAACCGCTCTCTGCGGCGGGCTTTATCGCCACCTTTGCCGGGCTGATTTATCACTATATCGGTATCGGGCCAAACAAAGAGGTGGATGAGGACGAGGAGGAACATCATGAGTAA
- a CDS encoding CcdB family protein: MLKQFNIYRNPSAATRDCLPYYMLIQDDCYDDLATRVIVPLMRKSQLPLWQSHLAPRINIDFETFLIYSPMISNINNQKINNKDFVCNLRNARHDVIAAVDRLLTNT, translated from the coding sequence ATGCTTAAACAATTTAATATCTATCGTAATCCTTCAGCAGCAACCAGGGATTGTCTTCCTTACTATATGCTCATCCAGGATGATTGTTATGATGATCTTGCCACACGCGTTATTGTGCCATTAATGAGAAAAAGTCAATTACCCTTATGGCAAAGCCATCTGGCACCGAGAATAAATATAGATTTTGAAACCTTTCTAATTTATTCGCCAATGATAAGTAATATTAATAATCAGAAAATTAACAATAAAGACTTTGTTTGTAATTTACGCAATGCTCGTCATGATGTTATAGCTGCAGTAGATCGTTTATTGACTAACACATGA
- a CDS encoding NarK family nitrate/nitrite MFS transporter — MSHQSEKNNHYLLSNWKPENEQFWENKGKHIARRNLLISVACLLLAFCVWMLFSAIAVNLNKVGFNFTTDQLFMLTALPSLSGAILRVPYSFMVPIFGGRYWTVLSTVILIIPCIWLGIAIQNTATPYWVFIIIALLCGFAGANFASSMGNISFFFPKSRQGSALGINGGLGNLGVSVMQLVAPLVIFLPMFTFLGVHGVPQDDGSTLWLANAAWIWAPLLLLATIAAFFGMNDIASSKASIASQLPVLKRFHLWLLSLLYLATFGSFIGFSAGFAMLSKTQFPDVNILHLAFFGPLIGALARSAGGMISDRLGGVRVTLINFIFMAVFSALIFLTLPGSGSGSFIAFYLVFMGLFLTAGLGSGSTFQMIAIIFRQITLARVKQQGGTDEQAQHEAVTETAAALGFISAIGAVGGFFIPKAFGTSLAMTGSPVGAMKVFLVFYIVCVFVTWLVYGRKSAKK, encoded by the coding sequence ATGTCACATCAAAGTGAGAAGAATAATCATTATCTGTTGAGTAACTGGAAACCAGAAAACGAACAGTTTTGGGAAAATAAAGGGAAACATATTGCACGAAGAAATCTTTTGATTTCGGTTGCTTGTCTGCTGCTCGCGTTTTGCGTCTGGATGTTATTTAGTGCCATTGCGGTCAATCTCAATAAAGTTGGATTTAATTTTACTACCGACCAGCTTTTCATGTTAACGGCACTCCCTTCTCTTTCCGGCGCAATATTACGTGTCCCCTACTCTTTTATGGTGCCAATATTTGGCGGTCGTTACTGGACTGTATTAAGTACGGTGATCCTGATTATTCCCTGCATCTGGCTGGGGATCGCCATTCAGAACACGGCCACGCCATACTGGGTGTTTATCATCATTGCGCTGCTGTGTGGATTTGCAGGTGCCAACTTTGCCTCCAGCATGGGCAACATCAGCTTTTTCTTTCCAAAATCCAGACAAGGCAGTGCGCTGGGCATTAACGGCGGGCTGGGGAACCTGGGTGTCAGCGTGATGCAGCTCGTTGCGCCGCTGGTCATTTTCCTGCCGATGTTCACCTTCCTCGGCGTGCACGGTGTGCCGCAGGATGACGGCTCAACGTTATGGCTGGCGAATGCCGCCTGGATATGGGCTCCCCTTCTGCTGCTGGCTACCATCGCGGCGTTCTTTGGGATGAATGATATCGCCAGCTCTAAGGCCTCGATTGCCAGCCAGCTTCCCGTTCTGAAGCGCTTTCATCTCTGGCTGCTGAGCCTGCTCTACCTGGCGACATTCGGCTCGTTTATTGGTTTCTCGGCCGGTTTCGCCATGCTGTCGAAAACCCAGTTTCCTGACGTCAATATTCTCCATCTTGCCTTTTTTGGCCCCCTGATAGGTGCGCTGGCGCGCTCGGCGGGCGGGATGATCTCAGACAGGCTTGGCGGTGTGCGCGTCACGCTGATCAACTTTATCTTTATGGCCGTGTTCAGCGCCCTGATCTTCCTGACGCTGCCCGGCTCTGGCTCAGGCAGCTTTATCGCCTTCTATCTTGTCTTTATGGGCCTGTTCCTCACCGCAGGGCTCGGCAGCGGCTCCACTTTCCAGATGATTGCGATCATCTTTCGCCAGATCACCCTCGCCCGCGTAAAGCAGCAGGGAGGCACTGACGAGCAGGCGCAGCATGAAGCGGTGACCGAAACTGCCGCCGCGCTGGGCTTTATCTCCGCCATTGGAGCCGTCGGCGGGTTCTTCATTCCGAAAGCCTTTGGCACCTCGCTGGCAATGACCGGTTCTCCGGTGGGTGCCATGAAAGTGTTCCTCGTGTTTTACATCGTCTGTGTGTTCGTTACCTGGCTGGTATATGGCCGCAAATCCGCAAAAAAATAA
- the fdnI gene encoding formate dehydrogenase-N subunit gamma — protein MSKSKMIVRTKFIDRACHWTVVICFFLVAVSGISFFFPTLQWLTETFGTPQMGRILHPFFGVLIFVVLMFMFVRFVHHNIPDKQDIPWVKGIVEVLKGNEHKVAKVGKYNAGQKMMFWTIMSMIFVLLVTGVIIWRPYFAHYFPIQVIRYALLIHATSAIILIHAILIHMYMAFWVKGSIKGMIEGKVSRRWAQKHHPRWYRDVERLEAKNESTEGMK, from the coding sequence ATGAGTAAGTCGAAAATGATAGTGCGCACGAAGTTTATTGACCGCGCCTGTCACTGGACGGTGGTGATCTGCTTCTTCCTGGTGGCGGTGTCGGGGATTTCGTTTTTCTTCCCGACCCTGCAATGGCTGACCGAAACCTTCGGGACACCGCAGATGGGGCGCATTCTGCACCCGTTCTTCGGCGTACTGATTTTCGTGGTGCTGATGTTTATGTTTGTGCGCTTCGTACACCACAACATCCCGGACAAGCAGGATATTCCGTGGGTGAAAGGGATTGTCGAAGTTCTGAAAGGGAACGAGCATAAAGTCGCGAAAGTGGGCAAATACAATGCCGGACAGAAGATGATGTTCTGGACCATCATGAGCATGATATTCGTGCTACTGGTTACCGGCGTTATCATCTGGCGTCCATATTTTGCGCACTATTTCCCGATTCAGGTGATTCGTTACGCGCTACTGATCCACGCGACCTCGGCCATCATTTTGATCCACGCCATCCTGATCCACATGTATATGGCGTTCTGGGTGAAAGGGTCGATCAAAGGAATGATTGAAGGGAAGGTGAGTCGCCGCTGGGCGCAGAAACATCATCCGCGCTGGTATCGTGATGTTGAGCGTCTGGAAGCGAAAAATGAGAGTACGGAAGGGATGAAGTAA
- the yddG gene encoding aromatic amino acid DMT transporter YddG — protein MDRKKATLTGLAAILLWSTMVGLIRSVSEGLGPVGGAAMIYTVSGLLCLVTVGFPDVRRFSPRYLIAGSVLFVSYEICLALSLGYAATRAQAIEVGMVNYLWPSLTIVFAILFNGQKSNLWVIPGLAISLLGVCWVLGGENGLHVDEIIRNVVSSPLSYALAFAGAFIWAAYCTVTSKFAKGQNGITLFVLLTALSLWVKYAVSDQPDMVFSIPVVVKLFMCGVALGFGYASWNIGILHGNVTVLAAVSYFTPVLSAVLAAALLSSPLSFSFWQGALMVCAGSLLCWYATRK, from the coding sequence ATGGACAGAAAGAAAGCAACGCTCACTGGACTGGCGGCAATTCTTTTGTGGAGCACGATGGTTGGACTTATTCGCAGCGTGAGTGAGGGGCTGGGTCCGGTTGGCGGTGCGGCCATGATCTACACCGTCAGCGGGTTATTGTGTCTGGTGACGGTTGGCTTTCCTGATGTTCGACGCTTCTCCCCCCGTTATCTTATTGCGGGAAGCGTGCTGTTTGTCAGCTATGAAATATGCCTGGCGCTGTCGCTGGGCTATGCCGCAACGCGCGCTCAGGCTATTGAGGTCGGGATGGTTAATTACCTTTGGCCTAGCCTGACGATTGTCTTTGCGATTCTGTTCAATGGACAAAAATCAAACCTGTGGGTGATCCCCGGATTAGCCATTTCACTGTTGGGCGTGTGCTGGGTATTAGGCGGTGAGAACGGATTGCACGTTGATGAAATAATCCGCAATGTGGTTTCAAGCCCGCTCAGCTATGCGCTGGCTTTTGCCGGTGCTTTTATCTGGGCGGCTTACTGCACCGTGACCAGTAAATTTGCCAAAGGGCAGAATGGCATTACCCTTTTTGTTTTACTCACTGCACTCAGCCTGTGGGTGAAATACGCCGTGAGCGACCAGCCAGACATGGTGTTCAGCATTCCTGTCGTGGTGAAACTCTTCATGTGTGGCGTGGCGCTTGGCTTTGGCTATGCTTCGTGGAATATCGGTATCCTTCACGGTAACGTCACCGTGCTTGCCGCCGTGTCCTATTTCACGCCGGTATTGTCTGCAGTACTGGCAGCTGCCCTTCTTAGCTCCCCGCTCTCATTCTCCTTCTGGCAAGGAGCATTGATGGTGTGTGCCGGCTCGCTGCTCTGCTGGTACGCCACCCGAAAATAG